Genomic DNA from Verrucomicrobiia bacterium:
AATTCGGCTGAACCTGCCCCCGAACCTTCAGCCCCCGACGCTGATTGCTGGGGAGTCGCTGTGGGCTTTTCGGGGAGAATCGCTTGAACCAGTTGGTTTGCCGGCGCAATGGCGCGAATTGTTTCGCGGGCCGATGAAATTGCCCCGCTCGCGCGGGCCGTTGTTTCTGAGCCAGGAACTGGCCGTGCTGGAGGCCGAGAGCGAAGTGGATGCCAATTTTGGCATTGATGAGTTCACCCTCGAGCCCCAGTCGCCGCGCTTCATCCTCGCGCTCAACGGCGGGCTGGCCCAAGTCCAAGCGCAGCTCCAGTGCGCTTACGGCCCGCGCATCATGACCGTGGGCGTGACGGCCAAAGACGAGTCGCTCTGGCTGCCGGACCCGAAGTGCACCACGCGTTACTCAACGCGCGCTTTTGCGGCGGAGGTCGCGGCGGCGGAGCGGATGCGCCGGGCGGGCTTCACCGGTCCGGACGCGCAAGGGCGCTGGAATTTGCACGGTGAGAGCGCCGTAGTGCGTTTCTTCGCGCGCGACTACGTCCGCTGGAAAAAGGAATGGGAGGTCTCGCTGGCGGAACGCCTTCAGCACAGCACAACAAAGAATTTTGAAAGGCTCGAACCGCGCTTTGAAATCCGGCCCTCCGGGGAGCGGTGGTTCGATGTCGAGATGTCGTTGGCGTCGGCGGATGGCGAGAAATTTTCTGCGGCGGACATTCAGCGCCTGATTCTGTCCGGCAACGGCACGACCCGGTTGAAGAATGGCCGCATTGCCCTGATTGACACCGGCGCGCTGGAGGAGTTCACCGAGGTGCTGCGCGACTGCGCGCCGCAGCAACACGCCAAAGGTTACCGCTTCAGCGACATGCAAGCGGGCTTTCTGGACGCGACGTTGCGCCAGCAGCCCGGCTGGCAGGTGCAGGCGGCTGCCGGCTGGCGCGAACGCGCCGCACAACAGAGCGGCCAGGCGAAACTCACGTGCCCGCCGCTCGGTCCGCTCGAAGAGGTGCTGCGGCCCTACCAACGGCAGGGCGTGGCGTGGTTGCAGTTCCTCCGCGACAATAAATTCGGAGGCATCCTCGCAGACGAAATGGGCTTGGGCAAAACGCTCCAGACGCTGGCGTTCATCCAATCCTGCCACACGAACCGCAAGCTCTCCGGCCCGGTGCTCATCGTCTGCCCAACCTCGCTGGTCTTCAACTGGCTGGCGGAAGCCAAGAAGTTCACGCCCGGCCTGAAGGCCATGGCGCTGCACGGCACGGGCCGTCACGAACACTTTGAGTACATCGCCGGGAGCGATCTGGTCGTCACCAGTTACGCGCTCATCCGGCGGGACGCGGAGCGGTATCGCGAGTTGGAATTCGACACGCTCGTGCTCGACGAGGCCCAGCACATCAAAAATCGGCAAACCCAGAATGCGCAGGCGGTGAAAGCCATCCACACCAGCCACCGCCTCGTTCTCACGGGCACGCCGATGGAAAACTCGGTGCTCGATCTCTGGAGCATTATTGATTTCCTGATGCCCGGCTACCTTGGGTCGGCGACGGATTTTCGCGAGCGTTACGAACAGCCCATCACGCGCGACAAGGACGAGGCCGTCCAGGCGCGGCTCGGACGGCGGCTGCGGCCTTTCATCCTGCGCCGGCTCAAGACCGAGGTGGCCAAGGATTTGCCCGCGAAGCTCGAACAAGTTTCCTTCTGCGAACTCACCGACGACCAGGCGCAGATTTACAAGCAGGTGCTTGCCGTCAGCCGCAAGGAAGTCATGGACGCCGTCGGCGCCCAAGGCGTGGCGAAAAGCAAGATGATCGTGCTCAACGCGCTGCTGCGCCTGCGCCAGATTTGCTGCGATTTGCGGCTGCTCAAGCTGGACAACACTCAGTTCACCGATGACAACTCCGGCAAGCTGGCGATGTTTGGCGAGTTGCTCGAGGAGGCCATGGATGGCGGTCACCGCATGCTGGTCTTCAGCCAGTTTACGACAATGCTCACTCTCCTTAAGGACAAGCTCTCGGCGGAGACCATTGAGTTCTGCTACCTCGATGGCTCGACGACCAATCGCGGCGCCGTCGTGGAGGAATTC
This window encodes:
- a CDS encoding DEAD/DEAH box helicase, yielding MSFTELTDAFFMKAAGWEAVKNARSLLAEGKVISSNWTPPLLKGVVQEGASSYRAGLVIKGPVDIDNLCTCRASREAGIICAHSVAVGLHHLVSTKAPPRGSDTATPLPGRLGIRPVAHEPEPQPGPKLKRAADGERLEISVILPPTFATGIERGKVMVTFEGKWSRGRVPLSVLPMNQAFALSPEDTRLLDKAEELAGNETPGGLMLNLGELTQLLEALAGHPRVALGRNPPLEVRAAAWRVPVEATLETSGEIRLNLPPNLQPPTLIAGESLWAFRGESLEPVGLPAQWRELFRGPMKLPRSRGPLFLSQELAVLEAESEVDANFGIDEFTLEPQSPRFILALNGGLAQVQAQLQCAYGPRIMTVGVTAKDESLWLPDPKCTTRYSTRAFAAEVAAAERMRRAGFTGPDAQGRWNLHGESAVVRFFARDYVRWKKEWEVSLAERLQHSTTKNFERLEPRFEIRPSGERWFDVEMSLASADGEKFSAADIQRLILSGNGTTRLKNGRIALIDTGALEEFTEVLRDCAPQQHAKGYRFSDMQAGFLDATLRQQPGWQVQAAAGWRERAAQQSGQAKLTCPPLGPLEEVLRPYQRQGVAWLQFLRDNKFGGILADEMGLGKTLQTLAFIQSCHTNRKLSGPVLIVCPTSLVFNWLAEAKKFTPGLKAMALHGTGRHEHFEYIAGSDLVVTSYALIRRDAERYRELEFDTLVLDEAQHIKNRQTQNAQAVKAIHTSHRLVLTGTPMENSVLDLWSIIDFLMPGYLGSATDFRERYEQPITRDKDEAVQARLGRRLRPFILRRLKTEVAKDLPAKLEQVSFCELTDDQAQIYKQVLAVSRKEVMDAVGAQGVAKSKMIVLNALLRLRQICCDLRLLKLDNTQFTDDNSGKLAMFGELLEEAMDGGHRMLVFSQFTTMLTLLKDKLSAETIEFCYLDGSTTNRGAVVEEFQGNAQIPVFLISLKAGGVGLTLTGADTVVHFDPWWNPAVEDQATGRAHRIGQTRVVTSYKLIARGTVEEKILALQQKKRAIIKATLGGEETLADNLTWEEIQGLFE